Below is a window of Halomonas sp. Bachu 37 DNA.
CGGCAATCGCGGCGGCTTTCTCGGGGTTTCGGCCCCATATCAGCACACGGCTGATGGGTCGCACACTGGCGTGGGCTTCAATTACCATGGGCGCGAGCTTGCCGGTGCCCACGACGAGCAGCGTCGAAGCATCTGCGTGAGCCAGTTCACGGGCGGCCAGGGCCGAGGCTGCCGCGGTTCGGCGCCGGGTCAGCTCACTGCCATCGATACAGGCCAGCGGTTGACCGTGTGCCCCTTCGCTGAGCAGATAAAGCCCGGAAATCGCCGGAATGCCGTGATCCGCATTCTGGGGAAAGACGTTGACCATCTTCACGCCGATGTAACCCGCCTTTTCCCACGCCGGCATCAGCAACATGGTGGCTTCACCATCCGGGCGGTGCATGGCGTGGTGATGGCGCGGCGGCGATTCGACGCCCTGGCTAAAGGTGACAGCCAGACGGTCGATGAGACCGCGCCATTCGAGCAAGCCGGCAACTTCCTCTGCGGAGACAACACGCATATCAAGCCTCCGGCAATGCCGCGATGACCATGATCTCGACTTTCCACTCCGGCTTGGCGAGTTTCGCTTCCACGGCGGCACGCACCGGCGGACGACCCGGCGTAACCCACGCATCCCAGGCCCTGTTCATCTGATCGAACTCATCCATGCTGGTTACCCAGATCTGCGCGGAAAGCAGTCGGTCCTTGGAAGTTCCGGCCTTGGCCAGCAACTCATCGATACGCGCCAGCACCTGCTCTGTCTGGCCATGCATATCGGCGGAAGCATCGCCGGGGACCTGTCCCGCGAGGTAAACCGTGCCGTTATGGACGGTAATCTGGCTCATGCGCGCGTTGCTGTCTTGATAACTAATGCTCATGGTGGGTCTCGCAAGTGGAATAAATACGGAAGTGATCTTTAAAGATTAGACTGATGTAAAGCACGGCGCTTGCCCGAAGCTGTGAAAGATTTGCCCGTAAATCAGGTAACCGGGGATGATTGCGCGCATGCTCCAGCCGACGTTGTACATAGGCGAGCCGTGTCAGCCGAAAAACGCCCGTGAAATGGGCGTTTTCCATGGCTGATATGGCTCAGCGATAGATGAGATTAGGCAACCAGGTGACCAAACCGGGGAATAAGATCACCAGCAACAGTCCCAGCGCCTGAATGCCCAGGAAGGGGAAAGAGGAGCGGAAAATCTGGGCCATGGTGATATGCGGCGGACACACCCCCTTGATATAGAACAACGCATAGCCGAACGGTGGGCTGAGAAACGACATCTGCATGTTGACCAGATAAATGACGCCGAACCACAGCGACACGTTCATCGGCTCCACGCCCGGCATCCCGAACAGGCCATCGAAGCTCAAGCCCTTGATCAGGGGCACGAAGATCGGCACCGCCAACAGCAGGATGCCCACCCAGTCCAGGAACATGCCCAGCGCCACCAACAGCACCATCATCAACGCCAGCACCATGTAGGGCCCCAGACCCGCACTGGAGATCAGCTCCTGAACGAATGTCTGGCCGCCCTGCAGGATGTAGAAGCCCACGAAGATGCTCGCCCCGAAAATGATCCACATCACCATGGCGGTGGCCACCAGCGTGGTCATGCAGGCGGCATGCAGATTGGGCCAGGTGAGACGCCTGTGCATCGCCGCTACCACCAGGGCACCAAAGGTCCCGATGCCCGCCGCTTCCACGGGGGTGGCGATCCCGGTAAAGATGATTCCCAGCACCAGGACCACCAGGATGATCGGCGCCAACATGTTGCGCAGCAGACGCAACTTTTCGCCCATGTCCACCCGGTCCTCCACCGGCATGGGCGGCGCCAGCTTGGGGTTTACCGTACCCCGCATCCAGACATAGAACGCATACATGCCCGCCAGCATCAGGCCGGGTATCAGCGACCCCAGATAAAGCTCACCCACCGACTGCTGGGCGATAACGCCATAGATGATCGCCAGGATGGAAGGCGGGATCAGAATTCCCAGGGTGCCGCCCGCCATGATCGAACCGATCGCGATTTCCGGGTTGTAGTGGCGCTTGAGCATCGCCGGAAGCGCGATCAACCCCATGGTCACCACGGCGGCGCCGATCACCCCGACCATCGCCGCCAGCAGCGTGGAAGCAATGATGGTGGCAATCGCCAGACCCGCCTTGAGACCGCCCATCCATTTGTAGACCACATCGAACAGCTCTTCGATGATCCCCGCCTTCTCCAGCACCGAGGCCATGAAGATGAACAGCGGAATCGCCGATAGCTGATAGTTAGTCATCATGGGGAAGATGCGCGACGGCATCAGGTTAAGCATATTCTGGTCGCCCACCAGGTACAGAAAGCACACCCCCAGCCCGCCGGTGACGAAGGCCAAAGGCAGCCCGGCCACCAGCACTACCATCAGCGTACCGAACATCACCAGGGTCAAACCGCCGATACCGACATTCGAAAGGCTGTTTTCCAGGCTCAGCGCTAGGCTTTCATAGTCGGTCACTGCAATATTGACCATTTCGAACAAGGTCCAGGCGGCAAGAATCACCCCGCAGATCACCAGTACATTGGCAAAGGTCCGACTGCCTTCGTGGTGCTTGCGGTGGTGAAAGAAGGCCTGAATATCCCGGATCAGTTGCGCGAGACCCTGGAGCAACAGCAACAAGCCCCCAAAGAACAGCATGAACTTCACCGGGTAGTACTGCACGGCCCATTCGGTGAAGGACACTTCATTGGAATAGCTCGACCCAAAGAAGTAGGCATCACTGACCGACTGGGAGAAGAATTTCCAACCCGTGGTCAACAGGGCAATGGTGAAGATGAAAAAGAACACCGAGGTCAGCAAGTCCAGTGCCGCCTTGTTCAAGGGCTTGGCCCGGCTGTAGAGGATGTCCACCCGCACATGACCGCCTTCGCGCAGGGCAAAGGCTCCCGCCAGCAGGTACTGCATGCCGAACATCAAGGTCATCGATTCATGCGCCCAGTTGGTCGGAGAGTTGAACGCATAGCGCATCAACACCTCATAGGCGAAGACAAAGGGGGCAATCAATGACCAGTAAGCGACGTAGCGGCCGAAGAAGCCGGAAATACCGTCGATACCGGCGGTGAAGACGTTACCCGGTGCCTTGTAGCCGGTATCGGTTACCGGCACTTCCGCCGTATCGCTTCCGCTAACGGTTTGTCCGCGGCGAAAGCTTCGCTCGACGAAGAACATCACCACCAAGGGAAGCAATATCAGCACCGACCAGTAGAGCCAATGCGGCAGGATGAAGTTGATCTCAAGATTCATGGACACTCCTCCGAGAGGCTATCGCCTTAGGGCAATAACCACGGATCAACGAGTCGAGGGGATGCTCGATTGGGTCGGTTGGACATGAACGTTGCCACCCGCAGATGGCAACATTCATGAACTCCCGCATAACTCTCGGCTGGTCAGAGGTTCAACTGGTAATCCTTGATGTCCTCTTCTGTTACCAGCCCTACCGCCGGGTCCATCATGGTATCCAGGTGGGCCTTGAACAGGCGGGCAGCATCGGCATCCTTGTTGGCCCACTTGAACCACAGGGGAATCGCCGCTTCGCGGAAGCGAGTGGCGTCTTCCTCGGAGAGGTGGATGATCTCCACGCCCTTCTCGCGGTATTTGGGCCAGGCTTCGGCGTTGGCGGCCTGAATGGCGGCGTAGTGTTCGCGAGAGTAAGCCGCCACCAGATCGTGCATCAGGTCCTGGGTTTGTGGCGACATCCGCTCGAAGGTGCGGCGATTGACGGCGATATCCATTAGGTCGACCGCCTGGTGCAGGCAAGGCGTGGAAGGCGGTCCCATGATGATGTAATCGGTCACCTGCCAGAAACCCAGCTCGTAGTTCACCGCCGCCCCGGTATAATCGGCCGCGTCGATGGTACCCTTTTCCAGCGCCGGATAGACTTCTGACCCCGGCAGCAGTGTGGTCCGCGCGCCGATGGAAGCGAAAGTCTCGGCGACGATACCGCCCGGCATGCGGATCTTCACGCCCTGGAAGTCATCGAAGCTTCTCAAAGGCACCTTGGAATGAATCAGGTTGAGGTCATGGTGTACATAACCGAGCAGCTCCTGCCCCTGCTTGCGATAAAGATCCTTGGCGATACCCCAACCGCCGTAAGCCCCGAACATGATGTCCCAGTGGTGGGGGACGGAAAGTCCCATCGGATAAGCGGTCAGAAATACCCCCGCCGGCATCTTTCCGGGCCAGTAGACGGTGAACCAGCTCTGCCCATCCAGCACCCCGTTGCGGACCGCATCGGCAACTTCGAAGGCACCGGCCACTGCTCCTGCGGGGAACGGTTCGATACGCACCTCGCCCCCCGTAGCTTCGGCAACGCCTGCCGCCCACTCCTCGAAAATCCGGTAACCCGTGGTGCCCGGCTGCCAGGAAGACTGCATTCGAATCCGGATACCCTCCTGGGCCTGTACATTGCCGATCCAGGGCGCGGCCACAGCAGCAGCGGAACCGATAGCTGCGGTCTTGAGGAAATTACGACGACTGGGGGTCTTGAGCGCGTCGAGAGAGCTTGGGGCATTATCAATGGAAATGTCTGACGGTTTCTTGTCGTTTGGCATGACAGAGACTCCTGATGGAAGCGCGCCCTCGATACAGTGGATCGCAAGTGGCGGCTACATATTGTTGTTATCGTCCATAGAGTTTCGGGATGTTCGCTTATCCTTGGGCCATCCCACAGGAAACGTATCTTCGTGCTGGGCTAATAAAGATTTCGTAAACACTAGAAACGCTTCCACATTAAAAGTTAACGAAAAGACCCGAACTGGCAATTGACACATTCAACGCAACCTCTGGCCAGGCAATGGTCAGACCAATCACGGGGTTCGGTAACCCCACACGATTACTGAAAAAAACGGGTATTACCAACGTTTTTCTGGCTACAAACTACGACTAAAGCGCAAGTGCTCGTCTTTACCAGAGAGCCTCGTCTCGCCTCAATTGTGCAGAGTTTTAAGAGTCCAGTCCGGCGTTGGCTAGCGGTCGGCCGAGGGGGAGAGGTCGAAGAACCGGCGGTAGGCGCGGGAGAAGCTGCCTTGATCGCGAAAACCGACCAGGGCGGCGATATGACCCAGGCTCAACGTGCTGTGGCGTACCAGGGTACGGGCATGATTCAAGCGTCGCTGCTGGACATAGGCCAGGGGCGTCATGCCGGTCATGTCGCGAAAACAGGCATGAAAGTGGCCGGCGCTCAAGGCGCACAAAGTGGCCATCTGCTCGACCCGGATTTCGTCGGCCAGGTGGCGATCCAACCAGGCATCCAGGCGTTCCAGATCCAGTCGCTCGCTGATACAACGCCCGGCGACATGACACACCGTTACCGGGGTTTCCTGCTGCAGATAGACAGCCAATGCCCGCAGGAGCAGCGAGGCGATCTCGTTCTGCAACGCCGGGCACTGCTCCAGTTGCTGGGCCAGGGTATCGGTCAGCTGATTGAGCGCGGGCGGGACGGTGAAAAAGCGCGGCTTGTCGAATAACCTCTCGATTTCATCACCGTGCGACACCAAGCCCAGCCGCGAGACCGGAATATCCAGTACCAGGGTACGATTGCCCCCGTCGCCCTGGTATTCATGATGGCTCGCGCACGGAATCAAGCAGCCACGCTGAGCCGTCACGCGTTCGCCGCGCCCTTCAAGCGACAGCTCGGTCACCCCGCTGGTCGCCAGTATCAACTGGTGATGCTCATGGGAGTGGGAGACATGATCTTGATTCAAATTGCAGCTACGCAGTTCAAGCGGAAGCATGGCGCTTTCACCTACCGTTATCAGTCAGCATCACTATACCCACGCTTATCAAGCATACGAAAGCAACTCACCAACTCAGAATTAACGTATCGAAGCTATCGGCTGCCGAGATGCACTGGAGCTCATCCCGGCGAGGCGAATAGCGCCAGTCAAGGCGCTGCGCGCCATGCCTGGCGCACCACAAAAAAGGGCCTAGCGATAACGCTAGGCCCTAGAAATCATGGTGCCGGTGGCCAGACTCGAACTGGCACACCCGTAAAGGCGGCGGATTTTGAATCCGCTGCGTCTACCAATTCCGCCACACCGGCAACGGATGCGTATTATACGGAGCAGTGCACAAACGTCAATCATTAGGGTCTGTTGACGTTTCATTCACGGCCGCGCTGGCGTCAGTTTTTATTCGAGGCAAGGCAGGAGGAGAGATGTTTGGTTATTCCAAATGAGCGACGACTAACGCCGCAGCGGATAAAAACTGCCCCAGCCCTTCGGGTTGCGCATCAAAACGCGCCATCCTGCGTTGCAAAACTT
It encodes the following:
- a CDS encoding TRAP transporter large permease subunit gives rise to the protein MNLEINFILPHWLYWSVLILLPLVVMFFVERSFRRGQTVSGSDTAEVPVTDTGYKAPGNVFTAGIDGISGFFGRYVAYWSLIAPFVFAYEVLMRYAFNSPTNWAHESMTLMFGMQYLLAGAFALREGGHVRVDILYSRAKPLNKAALDLLTSVFFFIFTIALLTTGWKFFSQSVSDAYFFGSSYSNEVSFTEWAVQYYPVKFMLFFGGLLLLLQGLAQLIRDIQAFFHHRKHHEGSRTFANVLVICGVILAAWTLFEMVNIAVTDYESLALSLENSLSNVGIGGLTLVMFGTLMVVLVAGLPLAFVTGGLGVCFLYLVGDQNMLNLMPSRIFPMMTNYQLSAIPLFIFMASVLEKAGIIEELFDVVYKWMGGLKAGLAIATIIASTLLAAMVGVIGAAVVTMGLIALPAMLKRHYNPEIAIGSIMAGGTLGILIPPSILAIIYGVIAQQSVGELYLGSLIPGLMLAGMYAFYVWMRGTVNPKLAPPMPVEDRVDMGEKLRLLRNMLAPIILVVLVLGIIFTGIATPVEAAGIGTFGALVVAAMHRRLTWPNLHAACMTTLVATAMVMWIIFGASIFVGFYILQGGQTFVQELISSAGLGPYMVLALMMVLLVALGMFLDWVGILLLAVPIFVPLIKGLSFDGLFGMPGVEPMNVSLWFGVIYLVNMQMSFLSPPFGYALFYIKGVCPPHITMAQIFRSSFPFLGIQALGLLLVILFPGLVTWLPNLIYR
- the dctP gene encoding TRAP transporter substrate-binding protein DctP, whose protein sequence is MPNDKKPSDISIDNAPSSLDALKTPSRRNFLKTAAIGSAAAVAAPWIGNVQAQEGIRIRMQSSWQPGTTGYRIFEEWAAGVAEATGGEVRIEPFPAGAVAGAFEVADAVRNGVLDGQSWFTVYWPGKMPAGVFLTAYPMGLSVPHHWDIMFGAYGGWGIAKDLYRKQGQELLGYVHHDLNLIHSKVPLRSFDDFQGVKIRMPGGIVAETFASIGARTTLLPGSEVYPALEKGTIDAADYTGAAVNYELGFWQVTDYIIMGPPSTPCLHQAVDLMDIAVNRRTFERMSPQTQDLMHDLVAAYSREHYAAIQAANAEAWPKYREKGVEIIHLSEEDATRFREAAIPLWFKWANKDADAARLFKAHLDTMMDPAVGLVTEEDIKDYQLNL
- a CDS encoding RidA family protein — encoded protein: MSISYQDSNARMSQITVHNGTVYLAGQVPGDASADMHGQTEQVLARIDELLAKAGTSKDRLLSAQIWVTSMDEFDQMNRAWDAWVTPGRPPVRAAVEAKLAKPEWKVEIMVIAALPEA
- a CDS encoding AraC family transcriptional regulator, which codes for MLPLELRSCNLNQDHVSHSHEHHQLILATSGVTELSLEGRGERVTAQRGCLIPCASHHEYQGDGGNRTLVLDIPVSRLGLVSHGDEIERLFDKPRFFTVPPALNQLTDTLAQQLEQCPALQNEIASLLLRALAVYLQQETPVTVCHVAGRCISERLDLERLDAWLDRHLADEIRVEQMATLCALSAGHFHACFRDMTGMTPLAYVQQRRLNHARTLVRHSTLSLGHIAALVGFRDQGSFSRAYRRFFDLSPSADR
- a CDS encoding ornithine cyclodeaminase family protein, which codes for MRVVSAEEVAGLLEWRGLIDRLAVTFSQGVESPPRHHHAMHRPDGEATMLLMPAWEKAGYIGVKMVNVFPQNADHGIPAISGLYLLSEGAHGQPLACIDGSELTRRRTAAASALAARELAHADASTLLVVGTGKLAPMVIEAHASVRPISRVLIWGRNPEKAAAIADAYADRFDTAVAEDLETAVAQADIVSCVTLSTEPLIKGKWLTAGTHLDLVGAFRPQMRETDAHCLRRAEVFVDTYAGARGEAGDILQAIEEGEFRFEQIQGELAELIKGEKAGRSSPEAITLFKSVGASLEDLAAAIEVWEALPDAR